The segment ATTTCTACTATCCTTTCATTCCTGTTGTTCGACCGGCTCCTGGATACCTTCAGCGACCTCCCCAGGGACCTTTTAATGTCCTTCAACCCCTCCAATTTCCTGGACAATTTGGGCAATTTCCTGGACAATTCCCACCAAATCGCAATCCCTTCATCACCCGTCCACCTTTTGAAAATTACTTCCCATCATTCACTGGAGCTTTCTCAAATGACAGATTCAAAAATCCCCTAGCCGATGAACCTATCATCACGAGTCCCGATGCATCGACACCTGTACCACCTGTAATGCCAATAGGTGCTATGGATGGTACTCAACCAGCACCTCAGCCACCAGCAACCCCTCCATTCTGGGTACAACTTTTCCCGGGAAATCTCTTCGGGGGCCTCACAAATGGGCTTCAGAATATTGGACAAAATTTAGGGCAAGGACTTCAGGGAATCACAAGTGGAATCACTAATGGACTCACCAATGGGTTAGGACAATTTGGTATCAATCTTCCcaattttcccttcaatcTTCCCTTCTTGCCTGCCGCAACAAATAATGCTATGCGCGATCTTCCCCTGGCTTACCAGTACAGGAATCTTCCAAATTATCCTCATTTTCCCATCCATGAACACGTtgaggaggaagaaaagaatgagGAAACATATCTCGTTGGGGAAATGATTGACGATGATAAATTGAAAGTAATTCCGTCCGATAGTTCATCAATGGAA is part of the Lutzomyia longipalpis isolate SR_M1_2022 chromosome 3, ASM2433408v1 genome and harbors:
- the LOC129794109 gene encoding uncharacterized protein LOC129794109 — its product is MVLRIVCILIVTFLVVDARKVNTKKIREIPSDRLSLAKWPSYNIIEPDGPGTYAYGYEVEDPVSGSTQFKDEERFRNGSVKGAFGMAEKDGSVTITRYEADQRGFRSRTEKRTRVGPFQTISSIATPFPPTGHNLPAEIHPEITGSSTPAPLNDPTYIDSVDSFGNLHNLPQQGHLSHEQHRNSFNPFPPNFYYPFIPVVRPAPGYLQRPPQGPFNVLQPLQFPGQFGQFPGQFPPNRNPFITRPPFENYFPSFTGAFSNDRFKNPLADEPIITSPDASTPVPPVMPIGAMDGTQPAPQPPATPPFWVQLFPGNLFGGLTNGLQNIGQNLGQGLQGITSGITNGLTNGLGQFGINLPNFPFNLPFLPAATNNAMRDLPLAYQYRNLPNYPHFPIHEHVEEEEKNEETYLVGEMIDDDKLKVIPSDSSSMEDKGRVSRITRM